The Actinosynnema mirum DSM 43827 genomic interval GCCGCAGTGGCCCGCGCTGACGAAGCCGCCGTGCACGGAGAAGCCGATGGAGCAGCGGGTGTTGCCGTTGATGTAGTACGGGTCGCCGCCGACGGTGCCCGCCGCGAACGTGGCGGGCCGCGCGGAGACCTCCTCGACGACCACGGGGCCGAGCTCCCGCGCGGCGTCGACGAACCCGGCCGCGCCCTTGGCGTCGTGCACGGTCACGACCAGCGCGCCCCGCTCCGGGTCGACCCGCCAGGCGGCGACGCCCTCGGGCGCCTCGACCCGGTCGAGCTCGGCCTTGGCCGCGTCGAGCGCGGCGAGGGTGCGGTCCACCCGGACGACGTCGGCGCCGGTGGCGCGCACCGCCTCGGCGGCGGCCTCGTCGTCCCCGGCGAGGCCGACGACGAGCTTGCCGCGCTCGGCGTCGAACCAGGAGCCGCCGAACGCCTCACCCGCGGCGGCCCGCGCCCGCGGGTCGACGTCCATGGCGGTGGCCTCCTGCCGGACCCGCGTGCGCGCCTGGTCCTCGGTGATCCCGAGGTCGCGGCCCATGGCGGCGGCGTACGCGTCGACCGCCTGCGCCCGCGGGTCGGGTCCCGCGGCGGAGGTGCCCCCGCCCGCCACGACCGCGCTCAGCACGAGGGCGGCCCCCGCTAACGACGCGCCGAACTTCCTGACGTTGCCCATGTGCTCTCATCTCGTCGCAGGGTCAAGGGAGAGCGCTCTCATACGACACGGTGACGCCTCGGATGGACTTCGTCAAGGCCGTGGTTCGGACCAATTCGGGACCGGTCATCCGGCGGTTCCGACAGCGCCTTGGAGTCCACAAAGGACGGTCCGCGGCGTCCGGCGGGCGCCGCGGGGGTCGCCCGCAAGGCCCACGGCCACCCCGGCGAAATACGACCGAAAGGCCCGCCTGACCACCGGCCGCGTTCCCTAGTGTTGACCCGGCACGGCCGGAAACCCGCGAGCGGACAAGGACGTCTCCGATGGGAAACCCCGCACGAGCGAACCGGTGGAGGGCGGGCGGGCTGGTCCTCGCACTGCTGGTCGCCCTGGTGAGCGCCTTCGCCGCCTCCGCCCCCGCGAGCGGGGCCTCCCCCGACGCGGGCAGGCGCGTGATGCCGCTCGGCGACTCGATCACCGACGGCTTCAACGTCCCCGGCGGCTACCGGGTCGACCTGTGGCGCAAGCTCGTCGAGGGCGGGCGGACCGTCGACTTCGTGGGGTCGATGAGCAACGGCCCGAGCAGCTTGGGCGACCGCGACCACGAGGGCCACTCCGGGTGGACCATCGCGCAGCTCGACGCGAACGTGCCGGCCTGGCTGCGCGCCCACTCGCCGCGCACGATCCTGCTGCACATCGGCACCAACGACATCTACGGCCCCGACCCGGCGGGCGCGCCCGCGCGGCTGTCCGCGCTGGTCGACAAGATCACCGCGCAGGCCCCGGACGCGATCCTGCTCGTCGCCACCATCACGCCGCTGACCAACTACGACGCGGGCGTGCGGGCGTTCAA includes:
- a CDS encoding GDSL-type esterase/lipase family protein; this translates as MGNPARANRWRAGGLVLALLVALVSAFAASAPASGASPDAGRRVMPLGDSITDGFNVPGGYRVDLWRKLVEGGRTVDFVGSMSNGPSSLGDRDHEGHSGWTIAQLDANVPAWLRAHSPRTILLHIGTNDIYGPDPAGAPARLSALVDKITAQAPDAILLVATITPLTNYDAGVRAFNATIPDMVRSKANAGKKVHLVDMHRALTTADLADGVHPNAGGYGKMATAWHDALLAIPGSVDDDGGTTTTTTPPPTGSCTATHRTVGSWQGGFQAEVTVTAGSAALSGWTVRWTQAQGQSITQAWGGVPQGSGMSAVVRNAEWNGSPGAGATTTFGYIGAGAATTPVLSCTSP
- a CDS encoding S1 family peptidase is translated as MGNVRKFGASLAGAALVLSAVVAGGGTSAAGPDPRAQAVDAYAAAMGRDLGITEDQARTRVRQEATAMDVDPRARAAAGEAFGGSWFDAERGKLVVGLAGDDEAAAEAVRATGADVVRVDRTLAALDAAKAELDRVEAPEGVAAWRVDPERGALVVTVHDAKGAAGFVDAARELGPVVVEEVSARPATFAAGTVGGDPYYINGNTRCSIGFSVHGGFVSAGHCGGAGSSVVGWDGSAMGSFAGSSFPGNDYAFIRTGNGWWNAPVVLGWGSIPDRLVRGSNEAPVGSSICRSGSTTHWHCGTLLAKNETVNYQQGAVHQMTKTSVCAQPGDSGGSFITGDQAQGVTSGGWGNCSSGGETWYQPVREILSVYGLSLVTP